The Populus alba chromosome 6, ASM523922v2, whole genome shotgun sequence genome contains a region encoding:
- the LOC118030627 gene encoding ethylene-responsive transcription factor ERF017: MERPGTPSSSVSSEQQSDRAHEPKYKGVRKRKWGKWVSEIRLPNSRERIWLGSYDTPEKAARAFDAALYCLRGSGAQFNFPDNPPDIAGGRSLTPQEVQEVAARFANEEPASSTAMGGESSSRVENYTSSSSDCGAGQMDSDTIDWSFLNLLDSNEGASDFGLYHGLDHMGGDYYPPSTPPPPPDYNGDDNNGDETYSHPSFLWNF, encoded by the coding sequence ATGGAGAGACCTGGAACGCCATCCTCGTCAGTGTCATCTGAGCAACAGTCTGATAGAGCTCATGAGCCCAAGTACAAGGGTGTTCGAAAGAGAAAATGGGGTAAGTGGGTGTCTGAAATTAGGCTGCCCAATAGCCGGGAGAGAATTTGGTTAGGATCCTATGACACGCCCGAAAAGGCGGCGCGTGCATTTGACGCTGCCCTGTACTGCCTACGTGGTAGTGGCGCCCAGTTCAATTTCCCTGACAATCCACCGGACATTGCCGGCGGGCGGTCACTTACCCCGCAAGAGGTGCAAGAAGTTGCTGCCAGGTTTGCTAATGAAGAGCCAGCATCGTCCACTGCTATGGGAGGTGAATCATCGTCACGTGTGGAGAATTACACATCATCATCGTCTGACTGTGGGGCTGGACAAATGGATAGTGATACTATAGACTGGTcgtttttgaatttgttggatTCTAATGAGGGTGCATCCGATTTCGGACTCTATCATGGGCTGGACCATATGGGTGGTGATTATTATCCCCCTTCTACTCCGCCGCCGCCACCTGATTATAACGGGGATGATAACAATGGAGACGAAACTTACTCTCACCCGTCATTTCTTTGGAACTTCTGA
- the LOC118030626 gene encoding protein WHAT'S THIS FACTOR 1 homolog, chloroplastic produces the protein MVTQIVRTSILSYKSNGPQVFAYLPVRRKWQRETLLGWLQNRLMTTSKRVQDRSTTKRVQDLEIVTEKWKIVSKVKAVMEILNEEPETIIPVRNLERHRIKINLPKPHKISDFLRKSPKLFELYKDQRGVLWCGMTKGAEDLVEEEGRLIEEHSDKVAEYVTRCLMMSVDRRLRLDKIANFRRDFGLPVDFRDKWVHRYPELFKVVKLVDEVSYLELVSWNPDWAITELEKRVLGVNESSNHQPGMLSLSFPLRFPSNYKKVYRHREKIDHFQKRSYLSPYADAKGLTAGSLEFDKRAVAIMHELLSFTLEKRLVTDHLTHFRKEFVMPQKLMRLLLKHMGIFYVSERGKRFSVFLTEAYEGQELIEKCPLVVWKEKLLSLVGYREKKKKILTFGDLSDLEDSVLIESGSEHENISMHFGREDTMVGVEDALLADNDEMNIGEFGLAGWNSEKS, from the coding sequence ATGGTTACGCAAATTGTTAGAACTTCAATTTTGAGCTATAAATCCAATGGGCCGCAGGTGTTTGCTTATTTGCCTGTGAGAAGAAAATGGCAAAGAGAAACTTTGTTGGGTTGGTTGCAGAATAGATTGATGACTACAAGTAAGCGAGTGCAGGATAGAAGCACCACGAAAAGGGTGCAGGATCTTGAAATAGTGACTGAGAAATGGAAAATAGTATCAAAGGTGAAGGCAGTGATGGAGATCTTAAATGAGGAGCCAGAGACGATAATCCCAGTAAGGAACCTTGAACGGCACAGGATTAAAATCAATCTGCCTAAACCCCATAAAATTTCGGACTTCCTTCGAAAATCGCCAAAGCTTTTTGAATTGTACAAGGATCAAAGGGGAGTGCTATGGTGCGGAATGACAAAAGGAGCAGAGGATTTAGTAGAAGAAGAGGGAAGATTAATCGAGGAGCATTCAGACAAAGTCGCAGAATATGTGACGAGATGTTTAATGATGTCGGTTGATAGGCGGCTTCGGTTGGATAAAATAGCAAATTTTAGGAGAGATTTTGGTTTGCCTGTTGATTTTAGGGATAAATGGGTGCATAGGTATCCAGAACTGTTTAAGGTTGTTAAGTTGGTTGATGAAGTAAGTTATTTGGAGCTTGTGTCTTGGAATCCTGATTGGGCCATCACAGAGTTAGAGAAGAGAGTATTAGGGGTGAATGAAAGCAGTAATCATCAGCCGGGAATGCTTTCATTGTCATTTCCTTTGAGATTTCCTTCTAATTACAAGAAGGTGTATAGACATCGAGAGAAAATCGACCATTTTCAGAAAAGGTCTTATTTGTCACCATATGCAGATGCCAAGGGACTTACTGCTGGGTCGTTAGAATTTGATAAGAGGGCTGTTGCCATTATGCATGAGTTGCTTAGCTTTACCCTTGAGAAGAGATTGGTGACTGATCACCTTACGCATTTTCGGAAGGAATTTGTGATGCCACAGAAGTTGATGAGACTTCTTTTAAAGCATATGGGGATTTTCTATGTGTCTGAGAGGGGGAAGAGATTTAGCGTATTTTTGACTGAAGCTTATGAAGGTCAAGAACTGATTGAAAAATGCCCTCTGGTTGTTTGGAAGGAAAAACTTCTGAGTCTTGTTGGTTacagggagaagaagaagaagattttaacATTTGGCGATTTATCGGACTTGGAGGATAGTGTTTTGATTGAGAGTGGTTCTGAACACGAAAATATAAGTATGCATTTTGGGCGTGAGGACACGATGGTCGGTGTGGAAGATGCTTTACTCGCAGACAATGATGAGATGAATATCGGAGAATTTGGCCTCGCAGGCTGGAACAGTGAAAAATCTTGA